The Chitinophagaceae bacterium nucleotide sequence TTTATTGCTGCTGCCGTTGTACAGGTACAACCTGCCATCATCATCTGTAAAGAAAGAAGGATCCCATCCGCCAATCTCGAATGAATCGACCAAAGGTTTCCACTCATTGGCTTTTGGATTTGTGCTCATCCAGATGGTGAACTTACTTGTATAGGTAGAGCCGAATACAATCATTGTATCGCCGATGATTCCAACAGCAGGCGCACAGAGTTCATCATATCCTTCATTCCATGGACGAAGAAATTTTCTCGAATTGAACTTCCAGTTAAGCATATCACTGCTGTACCAATAACCCCACTGGTTGGTGCTGAATAAATAATAATCGCCTTTATAGTTTACTATCACCGGATCTGCAGTAGCTCTGTGGTTCCCCCATTGACTGAAGTTGGGAATAGGTGTGTACCCATAATCTATGTTGATTGGGTTGCAATAAGTTTTCTGTTGTGCGTTGGAAAAAATGCAATCAACATTATGATAACTGGAAGGATCAGTTTTTTTCTGTTCATAAATTCCCTTTTTTAAGTTCCTCCACAGCATGAGCAACTGCCCTTGCTGTAAAAGCCATATATAAAATTGACGGACTTTGACTGCCTGTACTTGTCATACAGGCTCCATCAGTAATAAAAACATTTTTGCAATGATGCAGTTGATTAAACTCATTGAGCAAAGATGTTTTAGGATTGCTGCCCATTCGCACCCCACCCATTTCATGTATATCCAAACCTGGTGGTTGCCTGTTATCATTGGTATTAATATTCTTTACTCCAGCTGCTTCAAGCATGGCCCTGCCCTGTTCCAAAAAATCCTTCACCATCTTGTCATCATTCTCATCATACCCAACAGATGTAACCAGTAAAGGAATTCCCCACTGATCTTTTTCTTCCTTGCTCAAACGCACATGATTGCTTTCTTTCGCAATTGTTTCACCCTGCATGTACATATAAACACCCCACGTGCCCGGCTCACTCATGGCTTCTTTAAATTCAGCACCAAGCAAGTGTTTGATATTTTTATCGCTCAGCTTTTCCCTGTATGCACCTGAATAGATAACATATCCACCTTCAAAATCAGTGTCTTTCTTTTCTACATTTCTGAAATTGGCAACAATACATTCTGCAGGTTTGGATACTTTGTAATATTTATCTGTGTATCCATCGATATCACCATTCATACTTCCACGGTAATTATGGAAACAAATGTATTTCCCCATCAATCCACTGTCATTTCCCAAACCATTTGGGAAACGGTTTGATGTTGAATTGAGTAAGATGAGGTTTGTATTTAACGCAGAAGCATTTACAAAAATGATCTTTGCAAAAAACTCTGTTGCGTCTTTTGTATTGGTATCAATCACCCGTACACCAATTGCTTTTTGTTTCTGTTCATCATAAATAATGGAATGAACAACTGAATGCGGCCGAATGGTAAGATTACCTGTCTTCATTGCCCATGGCAGTGTAGATGAATTGGAACTGAAGTAACCTCCAAGCGGACAACCACGCATACATAAATTCCTGTTCATACATTGCACACGACCCTGATCATAATGTATTTGCTTGGGATCCGTAATATGTGCCCATCTTCCGGAAACATAATGACGGTTGAATTTTTCTTTCAATACTTTCTGCATGTGCTTTTCCACTACATTCAATTCATAAGCAGTTAAGAATTCACCATCTGGCATGGAAGGAATGCCATCATAGCTTCCGCAAACGCCAATAAATTTTTCTACATGGCTGTACCAGTCTTTAATATCATTGTATCCAATAGGAAATGATTCGCCGTATCCATAACGTTTGGGTGCAGTAAAATCAAATTCACTCCATCTTGCACATGCTCTTCCCCACGTTAATGATTTGCCACCAACCTGGTAACCACGAATCCATTCAAATGGTTTTTCCTGTACATAAGGATGATCTGCATCCTTTATAAAAAAATGCTGTGTGTCTTCACTGTAACCGGCAGCCTTACTGATGTATGGATTGTTCTTTTTTGTTTCGTTAGTGATCCACCCACGGTGCGGCAATTCCCACCCTGACAGATTAGCTGTTGGATAATCTTTGATATGATCCACATTTCTTCCACGCTCCAAAACCAAGGTCTTCATTCCTTTTTCACACAATTCTTTTGCAGCCCAGCCGCCACTGATACCGCTGCCAATCACAATTGCATCAAATGTGTTGACCTCCTTTCCCTTTGTGTTAATATGTAACTGTGAAGTATCGGGCATTATCTGTACAATGATTTTTTCTTAAATACATAATGATCTGCACTCCATCTTCCTCCGCCGGCTAATAGAAATATAATGCCCAGCAAAACAAACAGAAACGGATGCTGATCTTCATACCCTATCTTTCCATGCCCTATAAAAAACGCAATGTAACTCATTGAACCAATTAAAACCAATGACGCTAATCTTGTAAATAAACCAAAGAAAAGAAGTACACCTGCAATAAGTTCTGCGAGCTTACCTGTATAAACCATGAACTTTCCATTAGATGATAATTTAAACTGATCCCATTGCAGGTATTCATTCATTTTTGTATCGCTGAAAATTTCCCAGCCATGATAGATCATAAAAAAACCAGCAATCAACCTTACCAAAGTAAGCCCGGCATTTAGCTCTAATGGAGATGATGAAAGAAATTTATTCATTACTTAAACCATTGGCCATTTAAAGGTTGACTGTAACTTAATTTTCATTCCCGTTGCTGAAGATTTTGTTGCTGCTTCAATTATTTCCAGCACATGCAATGCATGTTCAACATTGATTCGTGGCTCAATTCCTTTTATAATGCTTTCACCGGTTACTCTTGCTCCTTCCTGCCATTCGTAGCCTTCGCTTTCTGTTGCATGCAACTTTGGTGGTTCAGTCCATGATGTATCGAGCATTACACCACTTGTTTCCCAATCGTAGCCAATCAAACGCATATTTCCATAATCTCCATAAATCTGAATAGAATGTAAGGATTGTCCTTTTGCTTCATGCCCATGCGGATCAAAATAATTAAAGCCACACATTACATGGCTGATTATTCCCTTCTCATGTTCCAGTAAAATATGTGCATTGTCTTCTGCTTCCACTTTTATTTTTCCTTTATCGTCAACAGTTCGCTCAGGGTTTACAATACTCGTCATCGCCATCACAGATTTTGCAGGACCAAGTAAACCGGTAAGCGTTGCCATATTATATACACCGAGATCAGGCATACTTCCACCACCCTTTTCATAAAAGAACGCACTCCATGTTGGGCCTGTATGTCCATACTGTCCGTGAGCACTTGCAACTCTGCCCAATTTTCCTTCCTGAATTGTTTTACTCATAAAAGCAAACTGCGGACTGTTTACAACAGCAGGAGCTCCCCATAATCGCAGGTTTTTACTTTTAGCCAGATCGAGCAATGCTTTACCTTCTGCATATGTGTTGGCCATTGGCTTTTCGCTCCATACATGTTTACCTGCCAGCAATGCTTTTCTATTCAACTCACCATGCACCTGCATATCTGTTGTTGTAACCATCATATCGAATGGAACACCTTTCAGCATTGCATCAATGTTTGGGTAAGTCTGTGCGTTTACTTTATATTCTTTATTCTGTGCCGTTGCCCGTTCATATTTAATATCACAAAGACTGACCACTTCAATAAGATTTGATGATAATAATTGCGGCAGGTAACGGTTGCTGACACTGCCACAACCAATCAAGGCCACTCTCAATTTTTTATCTGCATTTTCTAACGCAAAGCTTTCAAGCGATGACAACAGTATTGCAGCTCCGGCAGATACTGTGTATTGTAAAAATTGCTGACGTGAAAGATTGCTGCTCATTATTTTTTTATTGCAGGTGATGTAAATCCTAACCGTTTCAACACATTCTGTATATCAGGAATATTCATGAATAAATTCCACAGTAAACCGCTGCGGTAATTTTCAATCATAACAACAATTGGCCCCTGGTCAATTGCTAAATGACTTTTTGCATAACAGTTGTAATGAATACTGAACCCCTCTACAAAACCATACTCACCCCCTATCTTATTGCCCTGTTCCTAATAGAAATAGCGTAAAGCTTCCATACTTTCCTTTGGCGTATAGGGCATTGATGAAATAGCCGCTGTTGGCTGAATGACACCACGGTCATTTTCCGGGCTGTGTGCCACATAACCTTTATAACTGTCACCTGCTGTTAAACCCCAGCACTTATCACTGTATCCTCTAAACTTATTTGGATTCTCTATACAGTATGCCCTGTTGATGAGTGTATGATTTTTTCCCTGCAAAAAATAATCATTGCCTAAAGAATCTTTTAAGCCGTTTGGATTAATCCCTTGAAAAGTATACTGTTCAAAAAATAACGGACCGCCTTTGTCTTTATCAAAATTCCCCAATGGCAGTTTATAGCCATAATATTCTTTACCATTTTTAAATCCGAAACTTCCCACCCATGTTCCGTTGTAAACATCTTTTGAAATAGCATGATACTTTGATGAGGCTGCCATGATGTAAGTGATCAAGCATTCATTATAACCCCACACCGGGAAATTCATATCGAATCCATTGTTGGGACTCCAGTGCCAGTATAATTTATTTTCATTGTTGGTATGCCAGTTCCAGTTAGCAGCACCCCACATTTGATTGATGCGTTTGCGCAAATACACTTCTCTTGGATTGTCTTTATTAAAATATTCTCTTGCACATAAAAAGCCCATGAGTAAATAGGACGTTTCAACAATATCTGCGCCGTCATCCAGTCGATCAAACTTAATGGTCTTTCCTGTTCTGCCATTCATAAAATGCGGATAGATGCCATGATAACAATCTGCATTAATTAAAAAATCTGCAATCTTTAGTAAACGCCTCACAGCAGTATCTCTTCCAATCCATCCCCGCTCCACTGCA carries:
- a CDS encoding GMC family oxidoreductase; translation: MPDTSQLHINTKGKEVNTFDAIVIGSGISGGWAAKELCEKGMKTLVLERGRNVDHIKDYPTANLSGWELPHRGWITNETKKNNPYISKAAGYSEDTQHFFIKDADHPYVQEKPFEWIRGYQVGGKSLTWGRACARWSEFDFTAPKRYGYGESFPIGYNDIKDWYSHVEKFIGVCGSYDGIPSMPDGEFLTAYELNVVEKHMQKVLKEKFNRHYVSGRWAHITDPKQIHYDQGRVQCMNRNLCMRGCPLGGYFSSNSSTLPWAMKTGNLTIRPHSVVHSIIYDEQKQKAIGVRVIDTNTKDATEFFAKIIFVNASALNTNLILLNSTSNRFPNGLGNDSGLMGKYICFHNYRGSMNGDIDGYTDKYYKVSKPAECIVANFRNVEKKDTDFEGGYVIYSGAYREKLSDKNIKHLLGAEFKEAMSEPGTWGVYMYMQGETIAKESNHVRLSKEEKDQWGIPLLVTSVGYDENDDKMVKDFLEQGRAMLEAAGVKNINTNDNRQPPGLDIHEMGGVRMGSNPKTSLLNEFNQLHHCKNVFITDGACMTSTGSQSPSILYMAFTARAVAHAVEELKKGNL
- a CDS encoding DoxX family protein; the protein is MNKFLSSSPLELNAGLTLVRLIAGFFMIYHGWEIFSDTKMNEYLQWDQFKLSSNGKFMVYTGKLAELIAGVLLFFGLFTRLASLVLIGSMSYIAFFIGHGKIGYEDQHPFLFVLLGIIFLLAGGGRWSADHYVFKKKSLYR
- a CDS encoding Gfo/Idh/MocA family oxidoreductase: MSSNLSRQQFLQYTVSAGAAILLSSLESFALENADKKLRVALIGCGSVSNRYLPQLLSSNLIEVVSLCDIKYERATAQNKEYKVNAQTYPNIDAMLKGVPFDMMVTTTDMQVHGELNRKALLAGKHVWSEKPMANTYAEGKALLDLAKSKNLRLWGAPAVVNSPQFAFMSKTIQEGKLGRVASAHGQYGHTGPTWSAFFYEKGGGSMPDLGVYNMATLTGLLGPAKSVMAMTSIVNPERTVDDKGKIKVEAEDNAHILLEHEKGIISHVMCGFNYFDPHGHEAKGQSLHSIQIYGDYGNMRLIGYDWETSGVMLDTSWTEPPKLHATESEGYEWQEGARVTGESIIKGIEPRINVEHALHVLEIIEAATKSSATGMKIKLQSTFKWPMV